The following proteins are co-located in the Cyanobacterium sp. T60_A2020_053 genome:
- a CDS encoding AAA family ATPase → MLLSKLFVRFYKSFNYDYLKKSTVDQSQAQEWEWVDNDKTLWFPYVEIPIDGKITTVVGANESGKSHLLSAIEKGITGQGIEREDFCRYSQFFTVTKDKSMFPNFGFEWKNLTENEQSKLREFINIPKTVKCSEFLMFRTNQDVTIYLKDEKTDEYKEYPINDFSFSNFLPSILPINSKIALPDSVSIQKIINKSNASKDSQSSNTSTLLLNLEKWKQVNDLLNDISKKAPIPCDSEHTNGGYWHDDEGRHRRAEDLERQYLDITTSHRNSIKKYNELQEILKSATKYENDFDEVELAYKLICNVAEIDVDFLAEIIKNSFNAKKQGYVAAIIDKINKSLSERLNFPSWWVQDKEFKLVVSLSNYHLKFAIKDKTGSTYSFSERSQGLKYFLSYYIQYKAHNPIPNKSEILLMDEPDAFLSSQAQQDLMKIFKAFADGKDKREPVQVIFVTHSPFLIDKNNPKRLRVLEKGAEEEGTRVVNDIGRNHYEPLRTSVGSLVGETAFMGNCNLIVSRLSDQILIAGLTTYFNELNEGKNNISAPEKIDLLDLNHITIIPAGDVTQIPYMIKLLRQDTEKPAIITVLNADKISQEVYSKFDDDKSDKFVDAFVILIKSIEKFNAQDKSTSFKVTELEDLIPLSIAVKALLKYAHLFTEDKDVLDKITVEKIKSTFNDQETSFINLQKYMEKYEICLDRFGFVKSVLEVIKNEDMLSEELDILKDNFKLLFEQINDKKRKAELEFSKEKIATKVSRFIKTFEMDYPKNAKKVDAEELFNKIENILDNSKESNEIIKTINEIRKEYQLQENPLEEIKEFQKFIKDLSNIKYSPVLSTQEKEKERLSSYVPNKDTKTTSKRPPKGFQNKN, encoded by the coding sequence TGCAATCGAAAAAGGAATTACAGGGCAAGGAATAGAAAGAGAAGATTTTTGTCGTTATTCTCAATTTTTCACTGTTACCAAAGATAAATCCATGTTTCCTAATTTTGGTTTCGAGTGGAAAAATTTAACAGAAAATGAACAAAGTAAATTACGAGAATTTATCAACATTCCTAAGACAGTGAAATGTTCTGAATTTTTAATGTTTCGCACAAATCAAGATGTTACTATTTATCTGAAAGATGAAAAAACTGATGAATATAAAGAGTATCCTATTAATGATTTTAGTTTTTCCAATTTTTTACCAAGTATTTTGCCTATTAACTCAAAAATTGCTTTACCTGATAGTGTTTCAATTCAGAAGATAATTAATAAAAGTAATGCAAGTAAAGATTCTCAATCCAGTAATACTAGCACTCTATTATTAAATTTAGAAAAATGGAAACAGGTAAATGATTTATTAAATGATATTAGCAAAAAAGCCCCTATTCCCTGTGATAGTGAACACACAAATGGAGGATATTGGCATGATGATGAAGGAAGACATCGTCGAGCAGAGGACTTAGAACGACAATATTTAGATATTACAACAAGTCATAGAAATTCTATTAAAAAATATAATGAGCTTCAAGAAATTTTAAAGTCAGCTACAAAGTACGAAAATGATTTTGATGAAGTCGAACTGGCATATAAATTAATTTGTAATGTAGCAGAAATAGATGTAGATTTTTTAGCTGAAATTATCAAAAATTCTTTTAATGCAAAAAAACAAGGGTATGTTGCCGCTATTATTGACAAAATCAACAAAAGTCTGTCGGAAAGATTAAATTTTCCCAGTTGGTGGGTACAGGATAAAGAATTTAAGTTAGTGGTTTCTTTGAGTAATTATCATCTTAAGTTTGCTATTAAAGATAAAACGGGCAGTACTTATTCATTTTCCGAACGAAGCCAAGGGCTAAAATACTTTCTCAGCTACTATATTCAATATAAGGCTCATAATCCTATTCCCAATAAATCAGAAATATTGCTGATGGATGAACCCGATGCTTTTTTATCTAGTCAAGCTCAACAAGACTTAATGAAAATATTTAAAGCATTTGCTGATGGTAAGGATAAAAGAGAGCCAGTGCAAGTTATTTTTGTAACCCATTCACCATTTTTAATTGACAAAAATAATCCCAAAAGACTTCGAGTTTTAGAAAAAGGAGCTGAAGAAGAAGGAACAAGAGTAGTTAATGATATTGGCAGAAATCATTATGAACCGTTGAGAACTTCTGTTGGTTCTTTAGTGGGTGAAACTGCCTTTATGGGGAATTGTAACTTAATAGTATCCCGTTTATCAGATCAAATTTTAATTGCAGGATTAACAACTTATTTCAATGAGTTAAATGAAGGGAAAAATAATATCTCTGCTCCAGAAAAAATTGACTTATTAGACTTAAATCACATAACAATTATTCCCGCAGGAGATGTTACACAAATTCCCTACATGATAAAATTACTACGACAAGACACAGAAAAACCAGCAATAATCACTGTTTTAAATGCAGACAAAATTAGTCAAGAGGTTTATTCCAAATTTGATGATGATAAAAGTGATAAATTTGTGGATGCTTTCGTTATTTTAATTAAGTCAATCGAGAAATTTAATGCACAGGATAAAAGTACATCATTCAAAGTTACTGAATTAGAAGACTTAATACCTTTGTCAATAGCGGTTAAAGCATTATTAAAATATGCTCATCTTTTTACAGAAGATAAGGATGTTTTGGACAAAATTACTGTAGAAAAAATTAAATCTACTTTCAATGATCAAGAAACATCGTTTATTAACCTTCAGAAATATATGGAAAAATATGAGATTTGTTTAGATCGATTTGGTTTTGTGAAAAGTGTTCTTGAGGTAATTAAAAATGAAGATATGCTATCAGAAGAACTAGATATTTTAAAGGATAATTTTAAACTACTTTTTGAACAAATTAATGATAAAAAAAGAAAAGCTGAGTTAGAGTTTTCCAAAGAAAAAATTGCTACAAAAGTAAGTCGTTTCATTAAAACCTTTGAAATGGATTATCCTAAAAACGCTAAAAAAGTAGATGCAGAAGAATTGTTTAACAAAATCGAAAATATTTTAGATAATAGTAAAGAAAGTAATGAGATTATTAAGACAATTAACGAAATTCGTAAAGAATATCAATTACAAGAAAATCCATTAGAAGAAATTAAAGAATTTCAAAAATTTATTAAGGATTTAAGTAATATTAAATATTCTCCAGTTCTATCCACACAGGAAAAAGAAAAGGAAAGATTATCTTCTTATGTCCCAAATAAAGATACTAAAACAACCTCTAAGAGACCACCCAAAGGATTTCAAAATAAAAACTAA